In Deltaproteobacteria bacterium, the genomic window GATCTATAAAAGCCTGCAACAGGTCGCCCAAAACAATGGCCAGGGCGGGACGGGACGGTCCATGCCGCGCCATGCTCCCGGCAACGTCGGCCTGACCAAGCGCCTTGTCATTTTTCTGGCCATCCTGACCGGCGTCAGCGCCGCCGGCTACGGTCTGATCTGGTGGCTGCGCGGCGAGTTGGACCACATCGGCCCGCAGCTGGACGCGGCCTACCAGCAGGCCGTCGAAACCGAACGTCCGGTGCCCGAGGCCGTCAACGCCACGCCCGCCCCGGCGCCGGCGCCGGTCGCGATGCCGGCGGCCATGCCCCGGCTGAGCACGCCACCCAGGATTTCGCCCCCGGTGCAAACCAAGATCGGCATCGAGGATCTGGCCAAGCCCACCATCGAACTGGAACAGCTCTTTGTGCAGCGGGCCAAGCGCAATCAGCGCATCATGGAGCTGGACCGCCAGTTGGCCACGGCCTGGGCCCATGATGATTTGATCCGGGTGGGCACCCTGCTGACGGAACTCCGACGTACCGCCGGCGCCCAATCCAGCCTGCCGCGCAAATGGGAAGGCGCCCTGGCCTTGCGCCACGGCAATTTCGCCCAGGCCGAGGCGATTTTTTCCCGGCTGATCCAGGAGCGGCGCGGCGACATCGGGGCTCGAATCAATTTGGTCCAGGCTTTGCTTGGGCAAAACAAACACACCCAGGCACGCCTGGAACATGACCGGTTGCGGGCGGAGTTTCCCAACGACGCCAAAGTGCGGGAACTGCGGCTGGCCCTGCCATGACAGCTAACGGGCAAGGAGGAGGGCGTGAACGCGGAGCGGCCCGGATTGCGAGAGCCGGACGC contains:
- a CDS encoding tetratricopeptide repeat protein; translated protein: MSLIYKSLQQVAQNNGQGGTGRSMPRHAPGNVGLTKRLVIFLAILTGVSAAGYGLIWWLRGELDHIGPQLDAAYQQAVETERPVPEAVNATPAPAPAPVAMPAAMPRLSTPPRISPPVQTKIGIEDLAKPTIELEQLFVQRAKRNQRIMELDRQLATAWAHDDLIRVGTLLTELRRTAGAQSSLPRKWEGALALRHGNFAQAEAIFSRLIQERRGDIGARINLVQALLGQNKHTQARLEHDRLRAEFPNDAKVRELRLALP